A single Vulpes lagopus strain Blue_001 chromosome 3, ASM1834538v1, whole genome shotgun sequence DNA region contains:
- the SPN gene encoding leukosialin, which yields MAAAMKVALFFLLFGVVWTHKVSTEFLDTTTTLKISKEVVMPVPGETSASWVSTFSEAPNLNSVTPYPAITGVPEEVNSTRHQISPPSSDFYTATEVSFSGTPTAASSDLHESESMASWEVSSKESSNLEISANRNSAEPLRHSLALHVMADRIMATDTLETSTVASGPLTIMATDSLETSAVASGPLTTLATGSLETSTVASGPLTIMAADSLETSAVASGPLTTMATGSLETSTVASGPLTTMAADSLETSAVASGPLTTMAADSLETSAVASGPLTTMATGSLETSAIASGPPTIMVADSLETSTVASGLSTIMATNSLETPKGASGLPISTVKISTNRTSGDSQPLGQELNRTQLVAVLVAVLVVIVLLGLLLLWRQRQKRRTGALTLGRGGKHNGVVDAWAGPARVCDEEALTAAAGGPGGERGPGVSEVDGSGQQPMLTTFFEKRKSHRDSVELVELEARSASVPKGEEEPLMDSKEKAAEAPASEGPEAGEVEAPQCF from the coding sequence ATGGCTGCTGCCATGAAAGTGGCcctgtttttcctcctctttgggGTCGTCTGGACTCACAAAGTGAGCACAGAGTTTCTAGACACCACAACCACTTTGAAGATCTCCAAAGAAGTTGTGATGCCTGTACCTGGAGAGACCTCTGCTTCTTGGGTCTCAACTTTCTCTGAGGCCCCAAACCTCAACTCAGTGACCCCCTACCCTGCCATAACAGGAGTCCCTGAAGAGGTCAACAGCACTAGGCACCAGATCTCCCCACCTTCCTCAGATTTTTATACAGCCACTGAAGTGTCCTTTTCTGGGACTCCCACTGCTGCCAGCAGTGACCTCCATGAATCTGAGTCAATGGCCTCCTGGGAAGTTTCCAGCAAGGAGTCATCAAACCTGGAAATTAGTGCAAACAGGAACTCTGCTGAACCACTAAGACACTCTCTGGCATTACATGTTATGGCTGATCGAATCATGGCAACTGACACTCTGGAGACCTCTACTGTAGCCAGTGGACCTCTCACCATCATGGCGACTGACTCTCTGGAGACCTCCGCTGTAGCCAGTGGACCTCTCACCACCTTGGCAACTGGCTCTCTGGAAACCTCTACTGTAGCCAGTGGGCCTCTCACCATCATGGCAGCTGACTCTCTGGAGACCTCCGCTGTAGCCAGTGGACCTCTCACCACCATGGCAACTGGCTCTCTGGAGACCTCTACTGTAGCCAGTGGGCCTCTTACCACCATGGCAGCTGACTCTCTGGAGACCTCCGCTGTAGCCAGTGGACCTCTCACCACCATGGCAGCTGACTCTCTGGAAACCTCCGCTGTAGCCAGTGGACCTCTCACCACCATGGCAACTGGCTCTCTGGAGACCTCTGCTATAGCCAGTGGGCCTCCCACCATAATGGTGGCTGACTCTCTGGAGACCTCCACTGTAGCCAGTGGACTCTCCACCATCATGGCGACTAACTCTCTGGAGACCCCCAAGGGGGCCAGTGGCCTCCCCATCTCCACGGTAAAAATATCCACCAATAGAACCAGTGGGGATTCCCAACCCCTAGGCCAGGAGTTAAATCGCACCCAGCTGGTGGCTGTGCTGGTGGCTGTGCTGGTGGTCATTGTCCTCTTGGGCCTACTCCTGCTGTGGCGCCAACGGCAGAAGAGGCGGACAGGGGCCCTGACACTAGGCAGGGGTGGAAAGCACAACGGGGTTGTAGATGCTTGGGCTGGGCCAGCCCGGGTGTGTGATGAGGAGGCCCTGACGGCAGCAGCAGGAGGGCCTGGGGGTGAGAGGGGCCCTGGGGTGTCTGAGGTGGACGGGTCTGGCCAGCAGCCCATGCTCACCACATTCTTTGAAAAACGTAAGTCACACCGGGACTCAGTGGAGCTGGTGGAGCTGGAAGCCAGGTCAGCCTCGGTCccaaagggggaggaggagccacTGATGGACAGCAAGGAGAAGGCTGCCGAGGCCCCAGCTTCAGAGGGACCAGAAGCCGGGGAGGTGGAGGCCCCTCAGTGCTTCTGA